In Candidatus Krumholzibacteriia bacterium, the genomic window GCGTTCTTCGCCTCGAGGGCGAACAAACGTCGCCTGTTCGCAATCGATCCGAGTTGCTAGGGTCCCACTCTCCCCCTCGTCCGCGGTCACCTCCTGGACCGCCACCTCGCATCGAGACGGAGATCCGATGAACTCTCGCCATCGATCCATGATCCTCACCGTCGCGCTCGTCGCCGGGCTTCTCGCCGCGCCCGCGCGAGCCGACGTCAACCTGTGCCTGAACTGCTGTGGGAACACAGAACTCATCTACCAGTGCTACGAGACCGAGCTCACCTGCGACGACATCGAGATCGGTCCGATCATCCGCGACTGCGATCAGCTGAGTCTCGCGGGTGGCGGCAGCGGTGGATTCGGACCCGGTGTGGTCGACGGCTTGCATCCCGATGTCGACGGTCAGTCGGTGCTGGGCCGTCCCTCCTTCGACGGCACCGCCACCGGACCCAGCGGCAGCCTCAGCGACTTCGTGGTGCTCTGGGAGACACGCGACACCTTCGAGACCGGACGCCGCGCCCAGGTGGTGGCCCGCGACGCGAGCGGTGCGCTGTTCCGGAGCGAGTTCGACGTGGCCGGTACCGAGCGCCGCAGCGACGCGGACCTCGTGATCACCGGTACGCCGGCCGGCGAAGAGGTCCAGGGTGCCTTCGACCTCGCGCCCACCGGCCGCATCGCCAGCGGCGACATGACCGTGACCGTGACCGTGGTGGTGGTCAACGATCCGCCGACGGCCAAGGCCACTGTGCTCGACGTCCTGCACACCGACGTCCTCTTCGATGACCTCCAGTGGACCTTCCTGAGTTCGGAACCGATCGCGAACGACCGCTCGAGCTGGGGAACACTCAAGTCGGGCTATCGCGACTGAGAAACCGAAGGCCCCGGGCGGATGTCCGGGGCCTTCGTCTCGAGCTCGTCGGAACCAGCGGTACGTGCCGAGAACAGTTCCGCCGTTTCGACTTCCGCGGCCGAAGCGACGTGTTCCGGAGCGAGACTCCCCAGGTGTGGACGCCGCCGCGCCCGTCCCCTGAGCGAGAGCCCCCTCGCCGTCGTAGTCGGCGCGCAGGACGTGGGACGGAGGGTGCGGCGACGGCTCTGGATTGGCCATGGTTACGGCACCGTCGGTACGGTGGGTGGTCTCCCGAGGACGGCCGATGTCCGGTCCGCGTTCAGTTCTGCGTGTTGCGGATGGAGTGCGAGACACTGGACTCTCGTCGATCCTTCTTGTCCGTGTCGCCCGCCTCGGGCTCTATCGGTCGTCATTCCAGTCGGAGACCGTCGAACGAGTCATTCCTTCGCCCGCATGCCCACGCGCGAAGCTCCGACCGCAGACGCTCGCGCACGGTGTCCACCGCCCAGCGTCACCCATGATGTCGGCGGCGGCGTCCGATCCTGGCCTTCGATCAGGCCCCCAACCCCTCCACGAACCGACACGTCTCCCCCACCCCGTCCTCCCGCCGGATCCTCTCCCCGAGCGCCGCCGAGCGTTCACGTATGCCCGCGTCCTCGGTCGCCCGACCGATCGCTCGCGCCAGCGACTCCACCGTGAGCTTCTTCTGCGGAATCGCCTTCGGCCCGACCCCGAGCGCTTCGACTCGCGCGCCCCAAAAGGGCTGATCACCCATGAACGGCACCACGACCGTCGGCACGCCGGCGCGCAGTCCGGACGCCGTCGTGCCCGCACCACCGTGGTGGACGACCGCGGTGACCCGCGGGAACAACGCACCGTGCGGGACCGACTCGACGGTGAGGATGGAATCGGACGTCTCGTGTCCGGCGAGTCCACCCCATCCCGTCGCGAGGATGCCACGCTTTCCGGCCCGCCGCAGCGCCTCCACCACAAGGCGCCCGAGCCGTTCGGGCGCCTTGCCCGCCATCGAACCGAAGCCGACGTAGACCGGCGGCGGACCGCCGTTCAGGAAGGCCTCCACCTCGTCCGGGAGTCGCACCGCGTTGCCATCGTTCAGGAACCAGTAGCCGATCATCCGATCGTTCGAGGTCCAATCCCCGGGCTCGGGCACCACCGAAGGACTGATCGTCGTGAGCGAGGGAAGACGCCTTCCGTCGGCGGCGTGCAGCACGTCGTGGCGCTTCGCCGGGGGCAGACCGTGCCGTCGACGCGAATCCTTCAGCGGACCCTTCATCGCGCGCGTGGCCAGGGCATTGACGAGCCGATGCGTCATGCAATTGTAAGCGCTTCCGAGCGGTAGCGACGGAAAGCCCAGGTGCGGGCGCTCGCCCGTGGGCACCATCATCGGAAAGGTGAGTGCGAGCACGGCCGGACAGCCGAAGGCCTCGGCCAGCATCGGTCCGGCGAAGCCCTTGGGGTGGAAGATCACGATGTCGGGCGCGCAGGCCTGTGCGGCCACCCAACTGTCCTCGGCCTGACGCCGGAGCATCGGACCGATCCGTCGCGCGAAGCGCAGGTTGAGCCGCAGGCTGTCGAGGATCGTGCGCGTGCTCTCGACGATCACCTTGCCCTCGGGAGTGTCGAGCACGGCAAGCATCTCGTCGGAAAGGGCCGAGAAACCCAGGCCGTGATCACGCACGAAGTCCTCGAAACGCGTCGACGTCGCGAGGGTCACATCGTGCCCGCGTTCCTTCAGTTCCACGCCGAGAGCGACGAAAGGCTGGACGTCGCCGCGCGTTCCGTAGGTGAGCAACAGGACGTTCACGACGTGCGCTCGACGATCGATCGGGTTCTCAGCGCGGCCCTCGCCTCGAAGAGGACGAGCACCATGACCACGAGAATCTCGCCGACGAAGTAGGCCGTCATCAGGGCACCGCAGCCGTCGACGAGGAAGAGCGTGCGAACGGACGGGACGGTGGACATGACTCCGCACTCTCGTGACCGGGGGAACCGAGAACGTAGGGCTCCGCGGCGACCGGCGCAGTGGAACACCGTGCCCTTCCCCACCGTCCGCGACCGGAGGACGGGTCCGAAGCGATCGATCGCCGTCTCGAGCAGTTCTTGCATCGTCGGGTCGTCCGGACAGGGGCGGCCCCGCGCCATGGCGGCGGGCATGGGGTTGCTCGTGGTGTACGCGACCCGGGAAGCGGTCGGACTCCGGCTCGAAACGAAGAGCACCGTACCCGAAACCGGGCCGGCGCGGAAAAGGTCACGTGACGGGGCGGGGTTCACGATTGCCAGAGGCCGTGCTGAATCCCGCCGAAAACGCCTCCCGCTCCGAATTCGCGGTGTCGACGTCCGCACACGCGCACCGCCGTCCGGTCCAGGAACGCAAGATTTCGGTCCCGTAGCGCCAGAGAGTGCGTACTCTCCTTCGGCCTCGCGCTGCCTGCGTCAGCGCAGGTCGCGAGGAACGGTCGCACACCGAGCGAGTGCGCTCGACGCCCGGCCGTGTCGTGTCCGCCCCGTCCACCGGAGGACTCCATGAAGCAGCTCGCGCCGCTGGCGATGATGGCCGTCGTGTTCCTTCATGCCGCGCCGGCATCG contains:
- a CDS encoding glycosyltransferase, with the translated sequence MNVLLLTYGTRGDVQPFVALGVELKERGHDVTLATSTRFEDFVRDHGLGFSALSDEMLAVLDTPEGKVIVESTRTILDSLRLNLRFARRIGPMLRRQAEDSWVAAQACAPDIVIFHPKGFAGPMLAEAFGCPAVLALTFPMMVPTGERPHLGFPSLPLGSAYNCMTHRLVNALATRAMKGPLKDSRRRHGLPPAKRHDVLHAADGRRLPSLTTISPSVVPEPGDWTSNDRMIGYWFLNDGNAVRLPDEVEAFLNGGPPPVYVGFGSMAGKAPERLGRLVVEALRRAGKRGILATGWGGLAGHETSDSILTVESVPHGALFPRVTAVVHHGGAGTTASGLRAGVPTVVVPFMGDQPFWGARVEALGVGPKAIPQKKLTVESLARAIGRATEDAGIRERSAALGERIRREDGVGETCRFVEGLGA